A genomic segment from Corylus avellana chromosome ca5, CavTom2PMs-1.0 encodes:
- the LOC132181963 gene encoding uncharacterized protein LOC132181963, with the protein VKPIPARIVRAIIEAFREGDKNVRWYVMGDDDTIFFLDNLIGVLAKYNHSKYYYIGSNSEFVKSNIDFSFDMAFGGAGYALSYPVVEALAAKLDSCIERDPQEHFSDYILHSCLADLGVPLTLEKGFHQIDMRNDTTGFLSAQPHTPFLSFHHIDAIDPIFPSMNRSEAINHLMKVAKADQSRLLQQTICYHRPTNWSFSVSWGYSAYIYENIIPRSILCRPLQTFTTWRKEVKLHFYVFNTRPLSSDPCQVPHVFFFDSIEFTQGDEQVVTTYIRKSPRGLPNCSSTGNHSADAITKIQVLSPATTRLEAGGRDCCDIEYVDRTSVTQVKYRPCLKNEVIA; encoded by the exons GTGAAGCCAATTCCGGCTCGAATTGTGCGAGCAATAATTGAAGCGTTTAGGGAGGGAGATAAAAACGTGAGGTGGTATGTGATGGGAGATGACGATACAAtcttttttcttgataatttaATTGGGGTTCTTGCAAAATACAACCATTCAAAGTACTACTATATTGGGTCGAATTCTGAGTTTGTTAAGTCCAACATTGATTTCTCGTTTGATATGGCTTTCGGTGGGGCTGGATATGCTCTGAGTTACCCTGTTGTGGAGGCATTGGCAGCCAAGTTAGACTCTTGTATTGAGAGAGATCCGCAGGAGCATTTCAGTGATTATATTTTGCACTCATGTTTGGCTGATTTAGGAGTTCCTTTAACTCTTGAGAAAGGGTTTCACCAG ATCGATATGCGCAATGACACAACAGGTTTTCTATCAGCTCAGCCCCACACCCCTTTCCTCTCCTTCCACCACATTGACGCCATTGACCCAATCTTCCCTTCCATGAACCGTTCGGAAGCCATAAACCACCTCATGAAGGTGGCGAAAGCCGACCAATCCCGTCTTCTTCAGCAAACCATATGCTACCACAGGCCAACCAACTGGtctttctctgtttcttggGGCTACTCTGCTTATATCTATGAAAACATAATCCCTCGGAGCATTTTATGCAGACCCCTTCAGACATTTACAACATGGAGGAAAGAGGTAAAGCTACACTTCTACGTGTTCAACACCCGACCGCTCTCCAGCGATCCCTGTCAAGTTCCCCatgtgtttttctttgattctatAGAGTTTACACAAGGTGATGAACAAGTTGTTACTACATATATTAGAAAATCGCCTCGGGGTTTACCAAATTGTTCATCCACTGGTAATCATTCAGCGGATGCCATCACCAAAATTCAGGTGCTTTCACCAGCAACAACACGCCTGGAG GCCGGAGGAAGAGATTGCTGTGACATTGAATATGTGGATAGAACCAGTGTTACACAAGTCAAATACAGGCCTtgcttgaaaaatgaagtgatTGCCTAG
- the LOC132183254 gene encoding probable CoA ligase CCL9: protein TALTPLAVVLPAVGRFSASKFWSNMHKYKATWYTAVPTILQIILDWHLGNPESEYPKLRFIRSYSASLASAILSRLEEVFEALVLEAYAMTEAAHLMASNPLPEDGPHIPRSVGILVGHEMTVLDENRVAQEVGISGEVCIRGPNVAMGYKNNPEANKTAFRFGGFHTGDLWCLDSNRYLHPVGRIKELINRGGEKISPIEVDAVLLSHPEIAQGVAFEVPDDKYGEEINCAIIRREGSEIDEAEVLRFCKKSLAGFKVSKKVFITDSLPKTATGKIQRRFVVEHFLAQFSTAKVP, encoded by the exons accgccttgacacccttAGCCGTGGTTCTCCCAGCCGTGGGCCGATTCTCAGCTTCAAAGTTTTGGTCAAACATGCACAAATATAAGGCCACGTGGTATACCGCAGTGCCGACAATCCTTCAAATCATATTGGATTGGCACTTGGGTAACCCAGAATCTGAATACCCGAAGCTCAGGTTCATCCGGAGCTATAGCGCCTCGCTGGCGTCGGCCATACTGAGCAGGCTGGAGGAGGTGTTCGAGGCTCTAGTACTGGAGGCTTACGCGATGACAGAGGCAGCCCATCTGATGGCGTCGAACCCGCTACCGGAGGACGGCCCGCATATACCCAGGTCGGTGGGAATTCTGGTTGGTCATGAAATGACGGTGTTGGATGAGAATAGGGTGGCTCAAGAGGTTGGGATAAGCGGGGAGGTGTGTATAAGGGGACCAAATGTGGCCATGGGTTACAAAAATAACCCGGAGGCTAACAAGACCGCTTTTCGGTTCGGGGGGTTTCACACGGGCGATCTCTGGTGCCTTGATTCAAACAGGTATTTGCATCCTGTTGGTCGGATCAAGGAGCTCATTAATCGTGGAG GGGAGAAAATATCACCGATTGAGGTGGATGCAGTACTTTTGTCTCATCCTGAAATTGCTCAAGGAGTTGCGTTCGAGGTCCCTGATGACAAATACGGCGAAGAG ATAAACTGTGCAATCATACGAAGAGAAGGATCAGAGATTGACGAGGCAGAGGTACTGAGATTTTGCAAGAAGAGTCTTGCTGGCTTCAAAGTCTCGAAAAAGGTATTTATAACTGATTCTCTCCCCAAGACGGCTACTGGGAAGATCCAACGGCGTTTTGTAGTAGAGCACTTCCTTGCTCAATTCTCTACCGCTAAAGTCCCCTAA